Proteins found in one Mytilus edulis chromosome 2, xbMytEdul2.2, whole genome shotgun sequence genomic segment:
- the LOC139512380 gene encoding uncharacterized protein produces MLVRDVRLFYGLFLLLRQSCGLCTYPSDLRGTWHDSVYGTIAFTDSSMNMETKSFVSGFTNTNFTCQLNNGDMYVSKSVESVTLGILGGFTINVWICFEIKSLTTSSFYYYLRSSDQDNLNFGDVVPVATTVTSVAEADVCNTSPGVGEFHMLVNPASAKEGLSAVPVPLLGDFTYTMNFGTASSECGVSAFWEGCSNTTIITLNNTACGSQFVGYSASGSLGCITSFQDTTSTSVYYVGVYNFDTSVNGASTKRFTCFTVEFDTNITMASQSPNKCSSGSSPTVLPTDGALLQLTTVTSCGEY; encoded by the exons ATGTTGGTACGTGACGTACGACTGTTTTATGGCTTGTTTCTGTTACTTCGTCAAAGTT GTGGTCTTTGTACTTATCCAAGTGATTTACGAGGAACATGGCACGACAGCGTTTATGGGACTATCGCCTTTACAGATTCTTCTATGAACATGGAGACGAAATCATTCGTTAGTGGTTTCACCAATACAAACTTTACTTGTCAACTAAATAATGGTGATATGTATGTATCAAA aagtgtTGAGTCTGTCACGCTAGGTATTCTTGGTGGTTTTACTATTAATGTATGGATATGCTTCGAAATAAAATCATTAACGACTTCATCATTTTATTATTACCTCAGATCAA GTGATCAAGACAATTTGAATTTTGGCGATGTAGTCCCTGTTGCAACAACGGTTACGAGTGTAGCAGAAGCCGATGTGTGTAATACTTCACCAGGAGTCGGTGAATTTCATATGCTTGTAAATCCTG CTTCAGCAAAGGAAGGACTAAGTGCTGTTCCTGTACCTTTGCTTGGTGATTTTACCTATACCATGAACTTTGGAACCGCTTCATCGGAATGTGGAGTATCTGCATTCTGGGAAGGATGTTCTAATACAACTATTATCACTCTAAATAATACTGCCTGTGGTAGTCAGTTCGTTGGATATTCAG CGTCTGGATCATTAGGTTGTATCACATCATTCCAAGATACAACAAGTACCAGTGTTTATTATGTAGGGGTTTACAACTTTGATACTTCTGTCAATGGAGCGTCAACAAAGCGATTTACGTGTTTT acGGTTGAATTTGATACCAATATTACAATGGCCAGTCAAAGTCCAAATAAATGTTCATCAGGTTCCAGTCCGACGGTTCTTCCTACAGATGGTGCTCTTCTTCAACTCACAACTGTCA CATCCTGTGGTGAGTATTAA